From Humisphaera borealis, the proteins below share one genomic window:
- a CDS encoding FecR family protein, translating to MNPHPDNLTPAIDSISEEVKVLVDGYLTDTLSSTDLARLEAILREDVAARRFFARYAEIDRDLYLEAHARSQADAALRRIGVANEVAPLPGRARMFQIRPLRWLAAAAAIAVALGVGFLAARSQQNTPGVADRQPVSRPASQPASADVAWLVNAQNCLWTSGSGPSDLHAGTVLSLDRGLAELKFRSGAVLLLEGPAILQLVSDNSARLERGRLTGKVHGPVKGFELLSPRGKVIDLGTEFGVSVAASGRTDVYVFDGKVQAIADGASGKVTDLTHDQSARIEDGTVTLRPVVASAEEFVRQIVPAPVIEPRTMNLNFGKGYDGTLADAQGMGSGLTHRLPGTGTAISPYDPNLFVNSQESQLELTTTNSDINHQVNMPTGEYAGVRLADLGFTGSEDFEVQMFVPNIPALQNVGQFGLYAGAKSDRVIRGGLISRSADGQYTLFMTNNDGGRDASSHFVGLFSMGDDLRIRLTRTNGKYALTVANEKTGASSTLAIKHPDFLDAENDLYVGLFGANTRSEVRKTLLIKEFSVTVWTTRTNPSVAAR from the coding sequence ATGAACCCGCATCCCGACAACCTCACCCCCGCGATCGACTCGATCTCCGAAGAGGTCAAGGTTCTCGTCGACGGCTACCTCACCGACACGCTGAGTTCCACCGACCTGGCTCGCCTTGAGGCAATCCTGCGCGAAGATGTCGCCGCCCGCCGATTCTTCGCCCGATACGCCGAGATCGACCGGGACCTTTACCTGGAAGCACACGCCCGCTCGCAGGCGGATGCGGCACTTCGTCGGATCGGCGTCGCGAATGAAGTCGCGCCGCTGCCGGGCAGGGCAAGGATGTTTCAGATCCGACCGCTGCGCTGGCTCGCCGCCGCGGCAGCGATCGCCGTTGCACTTGGTGTCGGGTTTCTCGCCGCCCGTTCCCAGCAGAACACGCCGGGCGTTGCCGACAGGCAGCCCGTCTCAAGGCCGGCGTCGCAGCCCGCATCCGCCGACGTGGCCTGGCTCGTCAACGCGCAGAATTGCCTCTGGACGAGCGGTTCCGGACCGTCTGACCTGCACGCCGGTACCGTGCTTTCGCTCGATCGCGGCCTGGCGGAACTGAAGTTTCGCTCAGGCGCGGTTCTGTTGCTGGAAGGGCCGGCTATTCTGCAACTGGTGTCCGACAACAGCGCCCGGCTTGAGCGTGGCCGACTGACCGGCAAGGTACACGGCCCGGTCAAGGGTTTTGAGCTTCTTTCGCCGCGTGGCAAGGTCATCGATCTGGGGACCGAGTTCGGCGTTTCCGTTGCCGCTTCGGGCCGGACCGACGTCTACGTCTTCGACGGCAAGGTACAGGCGATCGCGGATGGTGCCAGTGGCAAGGTCACCGACCTGACCCACGACCAGTCCGCCCGCATCGAGGATGGCACGGTCACCCTTCGTCCGGTCGTCGCGTCGGCGGAGGAGTTTGTCCGGCAGATCGTCCCGGCGCCGGTCATCGAACCTCGGACCATGAATCTGAACTTCGGCAAGGGATACGATGGCACGCTTGCCGATGCCCAGGGGATGGGCAGCGGGCTGACCCACCGCCTTCCGGGCACGGGGACGGCCATCTCCCCGTACGACCCGAACCTGTTCGTCAATTCCCAGGAGAGCCAGCTCGAATTGACGACGACCAACAGCGACATCAATCACCAGGTCAACATGCCGACCGGCGAATACGCCGGTGTGCGCCTCGCCGATCTCGGGTTTACGGGCTCGGAAGACTTCGAAGTGCAGATGTTCGTTCCGAACATCCCCGCGCTTCAGAACGTCGGTCAGTTCGGACTCTACGCTGGTGCCAAAAGCGATCGAGTGATTCGAGGCGGGCTGATCAGCCGGAGTGCCGACGGGCAGTACACCCTTTTCATGACCAACAACGACGGCGGTCGCGACGCCAGCTCGCACTTTGTCGGGCTGTTTTCCATGGGGGACGATCTGAGAATTCGGCTGACGCGGACGAACGGCAAGTACGCTTTGACAGTAGCAAATGAAAAGACCGGCGCCAGCAGCACGCTCGCGATCAAGCACCCCGACTTCCTCGACGCCGAAAATGACCTCTACGTCGGCCTGTTCGGCGCCAATACGCGGAGCGAAGTAAGAAAGACGCTGTTAATCAAAGAGTTTTCGGTGACAGTCTGGACGACTCGAACGAATCCCAGTGTCGCCGCCAGGTAG